CCGACGCTGAGGACGCTGGTCCGCACGCTCGACGGGCGCGAGATGACGGCCATCGACGTCCAGCACCGCTACCTCGAGGCGGCCGAGAAGCACGTCAAGTCCCGCCGCGACGACACCGACGTCGTCACCGCCACCGAGACCCGGGACGTCCTCGACCGGTGGTGGGACGTGCTCGACCGGCTGGCGAAGGACCCGATGACCGCCGCCCGGGACGTGGAGTGGGTCGCCAAGCTCCGCCTGCTGGAGTCCTTCCGCGACCGCGACGGGCTGTCCTGGGACTCCCCGCGCCTGGCCGCCATCGACGTCCAGTGGTCCGACGTGCGCCCCGACCGCGGGCTCTACCACCGCCTCGTGGCCCGCGACGAGGTCGACCGGCTCGTCAGCGACGAGGAGGTCCGCGCCGCGGTCGACTCCCCGCCCGAGGACACCCGTGCGTGGTTCCGCGGCCAGTGCCTGTCCCGCTACGGCAGCGCCGTGGCCGCGGCGAGCTGGGACTCCGTCATCTTCGACGTCCCCGGCCGCGGGGCGCTGCAGCGGGTGCCGACGCCGGAGCCGCTGCGGGGCACCCGGGAGCACGTCGGCGCCCTGCTCGACGCGAACCCGACGGCCAGCGCCCTCGTCGAGGCCCTCACCCGGCCCGGGTCGTAGGCTGGAGGAGCACCTCCCGGGGGCGGCCGACCGCGACAGCACGGCACCGCGAGGCACACACGCAGCACGACAGACGGAGGTGACGGCGATGGCAGGTCAGGAGCAGCAGCGCCCGCAGCGGCGCAGCGACGCACCGGAGGAGACCGAGGAGGTGGCGGTCCCGACCACGACGAGCGAGGCCCCGGCGGCGTCCGACCTCGACTCCCTCCTGGACGAGATCGACGACGTCCTGGAGACCAACTCCGAGGAGTTCGTCCGCGGCTTCGTCCAGAAGGGCGGTCAGTGACCACCGGC
This genomic interval from Aquipuribacter hungaricus contains the following:
- a CDS encoding ubiquitin-like protein Pup — its product is MAGQEQQRPQRRSDAPEETEEVAVPTTTSEAPAASDLDSLLDEIDDVLETNSEEFVRGFVQKGGQ